A region of the Pseudarthrobacter sp. MM222 genome:
GCGTCGGCGATCGCCTGGGCGAGCTCGCCGTCGAGCACTCCCAATTCAGCGTTGGCCTGCGCGGCAGCCTTCTTGACCCGCGCGAGGGCCTCGATGTGGGCGCGCTCCAGGGTTTTGCCCGAGATGGGGAAGTTCTCGACTGCCCGCTGCGTCTGTGCGCGGTACAGGGCGTTGACAGGGACGCGGACTTCGCCCATCGTGTCGTGTTCAATGCGGAACTCTTCGGTGTTCAACTCTTCAGTGGAGGTCATGGAGCTAGCTTATTGGGCGGAGGCGGCCGGGGCTAAAACCGTGAAGTGCCCCGATCCGTCTCTTAGAGCTCGCCGACGCCGGAAACGAGGTCCGCCCGGCCATCCGCGAGGCTGTACGACAATCCAATGACTGCGGCTCGTCCCGTTTCAATTGCGGCGGAAATCACACGCGAGCTGTCAACCAGCCGCTGCGAGGTCTGCTTGACGTGCTCCACCACCATGTCGTTGACTTCGGTCTCATTGTTGCGGAGGGAGGTCAGGACGGAGGGCGTGATCCGCTCGACGAGGTCGCGTATGAAGCCGACCGGCATCTGGCCGGTTTCGACGGCGGACTTCGTGGCGCTGACAGCTCCGCAGCTGTCGTGTCCCAGCACCACAATCAAGGGAACAGCCAGCACGCTGATGCTGTATTCGAGCGAGCCGAGCACGGCGTCGTCGATCACCTGGCCCGCGGTGCGGACCACGAACGCGTCGCCCAGACCCAGGTCGAAGATGATCTCGGCCGCCAGCCGCGAATCGGAGCAACCGAAGATTACGGCGAAAGGGTGCTGGTTCTCCACGAGGGAGGACCGACGCGAGGCGTCCTGGTTCGGGTGTGAGGAAGTGCCGGAAACGAAGCGTTCGTTGCCTTCGCGGAGACGGCGCCAAGCAAGTGCAGGAGTCAGGTAAGTGGCCACGGCCACTACCTTACGGGGACGGAGCGGTGGAGGGTGAAACTGTTGCTTCGGGATT
Encoded here:
- a CDS encoding carbonic anhydrase — translated: MATYLTPALAWRRLREGNERFVSGTSSHPNQDASRRSSLVENQHPFAVIFGCSDSRLAAEIIFDLGLGDAFVVRTAGQVIDDAVLGSLEYSISVLAVPLIVVLGHDSCGAVSATKSAVETGQMPVGFIRDLVERITPSVLTSLRNNETEVNDMVVEHVKQTSQRLVDSSRVISAAIETGRAAVIGLSYSLADGRADLVSGVGEL